Below is a window of Candidatus Korarchaeota archaeon NZ13-K DNA.
ATAGCGTGATGGAGGGCGTTGAGGACCTGGAGAGGAACTTCTCCGTCAGGTTCAACCTGGGGGTCAGGGTGTGCTGCGGTGGGGGCGACGAGGGTGACCACCTCTCCAGGGACAGGGTGTCCCTGAGCGAGCTGTCCAGGGACTACGATGCGGTCCTCATAGCCACTGGAACCTGGAGATCCAGAAGGCTGAACGTGGAGGGTGAGGACTCCAAGAACGTCTTCTCCGCGATAGATTATCTGATGAGACTCCATTC
It encodes the following:
- a CDS encoding glutamate synthase (unknown function; probable involvement in glutamate synthesis) — its product is MKFAFLCKERRSSSGFRIAVVGSGAAGLSAAGYLVCRGHEVEFYEKLPLPGGLMTFAIPKSRIPLDSVMEGVEDLERNFSVRFNLGVRVCCGGGDEGDHLSRDRVSLSELSRDYDAVLIATGTWRSRRLNVEGEDSKNVFSAIDYLMRLHS